The DNA region GGGTAGAAGGTGGACGGGTCCCGCTGCTGCGAGGCGAAGAGGGGGTGTGGCGAGTGCgaggagggcagggggtgggcggCCAGGGCGTGCGGCGGCGGCACCGGGTGCACGGGCACGGCCGGGTTGGGCGGGTGCGAGACCGCCTCGGCGAACACCAAGTCCGGGTTGGAGTAGACGCCCCTgccggcggcagcggcggcggccgaGTGGAAGCCGTTGAGGAACGGGTTTATGGGGCTGGAGTTGGCGTAGCTGAGCGCCGCGGGACGGATGGGGTCCTCAGAGCGCGAGGCGGGCAGGGGACTGTCCTTGGCCACCAGCGACTCGATGGTGAAGCAGCGCTTGGGCGCCGGCTGGAACATGCTGCGCCGAGGAGCGGGCGCCCGGGGCTCCCAGCTCCCGGCGACCGCGGCGCGCTTCCTCCGCCGCCCGCTGCCCGCTGCCCGCGGCGAGAACGGACGAGAATTGGGGACTTgtttgttgggggtgggggtgggggtggggatggggatgggggtgggggaggaaagggagaaagaaaggaaaggaaaggaaaggaagaaggaaagaaggggggagggggagggagaggcaacaCCGAGGATCCCGAGAATCTTGCACCAAACGCGCCCAACctggagagagggggaaaaatcCTTCCAGAAGAATTTGCAGGCGTGGATtggggtaattttttttcttttttttcctttttttttttttttttgcgagaTGGCGTGGGGGGGATCGAAGTTAGAGGCGGGAGGGGGGGAAGTTTCTCGGGGGAGgcaaaaaaaagttttctctccTCTGCAAAAGGCGGGCAGGGCGCCCTAAGTCCAAGGACAATCCATGGAAGTGTTCGCTTCTTCACAAGTTGTGCAAACGATTTGTTAGTTCATGAGCCTAATTAGTGCGGGGATCACATAAACAGCTTCCTCCGAAGCCTGGTAAATGGCTTGATGATTGGTCGCTATTACTCGCCCTGAGGTGGAAGGGGGGAGACTCTTTAAAGTGCGTCAGAAGGAGGCGAGCGCCTGGGAACCCGGAGGCCTGGATCCAGGCCGAGAGTGGAACGGAGTCGGCGCCGCTGCCTCGGCCGTGCCTCCTGCGCCCGCCAGGCCGCCCGGCCTTTCGGCGCCGTCGCCGCGCGCTCCTAGCTCACTTGCTCCCGCGGCGCCCGCGGCGGCTTCTTCTCCTCTTtcgcctcctcctcttcctttggcttctcctcctcctcctcctcctcttcctccttctcctcctcctcttcttcctcctcctctttccccacctcctccccctcagccACCGCCTACttctccaccaccaccattcCCTCCGGGGCACCCCGGTCCCTGCAGAGTCCCCGAGCGGCGCCGCCTTCGCTGCGGCCCCCTGGATCCCGAGCCTGCTGAGCCCGAGCTGGGGGGACAGACGGACACACTGATGCACAGATTCCTCGCGCCTGGCGCTATGCTGCTGCTGCCCCCCGCGGGCGCGGGTCAGGGGAGCTGGAATCGCCCCGGGAGCACTCGAGGGTAAGCGAGCAGGGGTTGGTTCCCGGCGAGGGCTAACGGAGCCGTTGGGTTAGACCAATTCCCACCCCCAGCGAAGCTCCCGGAGGTTTCCCAGGTGAGGAGGGAGTCTGGCCGGGGATGGGGGTCCTCCGACCACGCGTAGCCTCTAGGTCCCAGGGTCCCTGAGTTCACGATCCTTGACTCGGCCCGTTCGTTTCCAAGCTGAGACCGGGGTGGACGACCCTGCCCTGGCGGTGGGCTTCCAACTTGCCCACAGGCTGTCGATTTTCCTCTCTGGGACGGTGCTCATCTCTTTCCCCCAAACAGCTCTTTTGGGAATTGGGGGTCCCAATATCTGGGAATGGGGGTCCAGGATCAAGGGAGAGGCTGATGTGATACTACTATTACCGTTAcgttgtcattattatttttgttagtattgttatcattgttattattgctattattattatcatcatcatcatcatcatcatcactatttctattattattctgCCATCTGTCGTCCTAGGGGCGGGTTGCTGTGCAAACCCAGGGCTTGCGATTAGGGAGTGAGGATCGCTTCTCCAGTCCCAGGCCGTGTCCGCATTTTCGAGCTTGCCTTCGGTTTTAGGATGATTTTAGGGCCGAGTTCCCTCGTCCCCATTGGCTCATGCTGCGGCATAATTATGATCACATCCCCCAGGCTGCTGGCGCTGCTCTCTGTTTATTGGTGGTTAAAGATCTATTATCTATTCATCAGCcgcctcttttttcctctttttttttctttttgccaattACATTCTTCTAAAGTGAAGTACCAGCAGGTATTTTGCACGTTTAcaattaatgatttaaaaaaaatctggcatCCTTTAAATCTCTTACTTGGAGGCCCATGTCACTTCGCTTAAGGATGAAGAAATGCCTGTGTTTGGTGATGAGGTTGCCGTGAGACCCAAAAAAATGTCGAttgggagggggagaagagggaAGTCCTGTAAGTCAGGCTTCAATGCCACCAGATTCATCAGTCAAAGGTCCCCAGGTCTGGGGACATGTTGCCCTGCTTTCCAGCTACCCTCTCCCTGCCCTAGGGTCTCCCCCGTCCTCTGTggtttcatctgctgtgtatttatgTTTGCATCAATTTCTTCTTTATTCCAGGCATAGTCTGTGTTGGGGGTGTGAGGGGGGGTTGGATGGGAGGAGGATCCAAAGCCCCTTTCGGAAAACACTCCAGGCAAGAGAGGAGTTAGGAGTGTGTTTTCTGGCATTGTCTGGGCACCTGATCTTAGCGAGGACCCAGCAGAGATCATGCGTGCTGCCTCCCCCAAGCTTCCCAGagcacacacgcatacacacttCCACACACGAGACAGGCATGGCCCTCAGCTCTGTACTCACGCCCCAAGAAGCCTGCCCCTACATCAGGCTTCTGCTCTCTGACGCCAGCTCTGGGCAGGGGTCTTGGCTGGGTTTTCACCCATAGCGGGTTCTCTCGACCTTGCTTTGTGGCATCCCCCCATCCTTTTCCCCAGGCCCAAGGATACAGGGTGCTCGATCCAGCCTCTTGGGGTGGGTTGCATTTTGCATAGTATCTCCCTGGGTCCTGAACCATGGACCTCCAAAAATATTGTCCCCGATTCAGAAATCCTTCCCTCAGTTAGGCTGTAGGGACACAAGCCCCACTGTGCCCAGGCCAACAGGGAACCTGAAGCCACCAGGAAAAGTGGAAGTCTTTGGGCTGCGCTAGCCAGCCAGTCTGGGGTGGAGGTAGAGGTCAGCCCTTGGTTCCCAGAAAGAAATACCCAATTTAGGTGGGTTGTAGATCCCCGATCCTGGAGCCAGTGGAGGAGGACCCCTTTCTCCATGGAAGGATCTCCAGGAGGGCTGGAGGTTCAGGCTCGCCCGCAGGCCAGGCCTTCCAAACTCAGCCTTAGACTACAAGTGGGAAACTGAGGGCACTAAAAGCCCCACCCTGGCTGCAGGGCAGGGAATGGCCTTTTATTGCACAGTCAGTATTAGTGATCTTGGCTGGGGGGTTTGAGAGTTGATGACTTCGAAGGCAAAGGGGCTCCATTCAGTGTCTGGGAGGTGGGATGAGGCCCGCCATGGTGTGTGATAGTTTCCCCTTCTAAACTCTCGGGCTGAGCACTGAAGTGTTATTGGTACCACCTTAAGCACTTTCTCCTGTTCTGACCAAGATGTGTCCGGAGAGTGTCCTAATGAAGTGAGCAGTCTAGAGCCCA from Mesoplodon densirostris isolate mMesDen1 chromosome 1, mMesDen1 primary haplotype, whole genome shotgun sequence includes:
- the LOC132487779 gene encoding WAS/WASL-interacting protein family member 3-like — its product is MLRRGAGARGSQLPATAARFLRRPLPAARGENGRELGTCLLGVEGGRLFKVRQKEASAWEPGGLDPGREWNGVGAAASAVPPAPARPPGLSAPSPRAPSSLAPAAPAAASSPLSPPPLPLASPPPPPPLPPSPPPLLPPPLSPPPPPQPPPTSPPPPFPPGHPGPCRVPERRRLRCGPLDPEPAEPELGGQTDTLMHRFLAPGAMLLLPPAGAGQGSWNRPGSTRGQAFCCFWVQWRELNCISYNLISTPKLLISIVASCYKRRPHLFTCTCHVLRQKRQAKPLALRSMLESNSWGC
- the EMX2 gene encoding homeobox protein EMX2 isoform X2, which gives rise to MFQPAPKRCFTIESLVAKDSPLPASRSEDPIRPAALSYANSSPINPFLNGFHSAAAAAAGRGVYSNPDLVFAEAVSHPPNPAVPVHPVPPPHALAAHPLPSSHSPHPLFASQQRDPSTFYPWLIHRYRYLGHRFQGKSMVSEPKDEVQKAEAGGRRLRFSTKEKRDAPY